The Methanothrix soehngenii GP6 genome has a window encoding:
- a CDS encoding Dph6-related ATP pyrophosphatase, translated as MNLRNAVVSWTGGKDGCLSCYKAMQEGWRVNYLLSFRNISRIGSHDINPELILAQSEAIGIPLIHREFTSYEQEFKRTILDLRANGEKIDGAVFGHIQTHKKLVDRICTSLNLDLLLPLWQQDSRKILKEITGLGFEVIVISVKDGLMGREWLGRRIDEEFSEDLKDLDQSIDPCGENGEFHTIVTDGPIFKKRIILSGSEAVLREGYWFLNIKEFSIEEKL; from the coding sequence ATGAATTTGAGAAATGCAGTCGTCTCCTGGACGGGAGGAAAGGATGGATGCTTATCCTGCTATAAAGCGATGCAAGAGGGATGGCGGGTCAATTATCTTCTCAGCTTCAGGAATATATCACGGATCGGATCTCATGATATAAATCCAGAGCTGATTCTGGCCCAGTCAGAGGCAATTGGAATTCCACTCATTCATAGGGAATTCACCTCCTATGAGCAGGAGTTCAAGAGGACCATTCTGGATCTTCGCGCCAATGGGGAGAAGATCGATGGAGCTGTTTTCGGCCATATCCAGACCCACAAAAAATTGGTGGACAGGATCTGTACTAGTTTAAATCTAGATCTACTGCTGCCCCTATGGCAACAGGATTCGAGGAAGATCTTAAAGGAGATCACAGGTTTGGGCTTTGAGGTGATAGTGATAAGCGTCAAGGATGGCCTCATGGGCAGAGAATGGCTGGGCAGGAGGATTGATGAAGAATTTTCTGAGGATCTGAAGGATCTGGACCAATCCATTGACCCCTGCGGAGAGAATGGGGAGTTTCACACCATCGTCACAGACGGCCCGATCTTCAAGAAGAGGATTATATTGTCCGGAAGCGAGGCGGTATTGAGGGAAGGCTACTGGTTCCTCAACATAAAGGAGTTTTCAATTGAGGAAAAGTTATGA
- the fdhF gene encoding formate dehydrogenase subunit alpha — MSTKLIASLCPYCAVGCGLFIQVEKGKATGIKYMIDHPTCVGALCPKGNSVLELLNNQERLVYPLKRSGSDFIPISWDEALELVAQGLARNLERYGPKSLGFLVSSRCNNEENYLMQKMARLLGSPNVDNCARLCHSPTVMGLGASFGAGAMTNNLLDLENSKCIFAIGTNFTEAHPIVSRWVEKAKDNGAVVIVADPRITSTTWMADIHLRLNPGSDIDLLRGMMKVIVDEGLEDADFISSRTTGFQELKESLSVFSIEEAAEKTGLDVAEIVKAARVYAKSSASALLYSMGITQHVSGTDNVMTCATIALICGQIGRPGAGVWPMRGQNNVQGNCDVGGMPEFYPGYRRSVDPKTIEFFRAAWNATDLPLGPGLTSTDMNDAAIDGRLKALYITGEDPIVCDANVNKTRRALESLDFLVVQEIFMTPTAKMADVILPAAAWAEKSGSYTSMERRVQWIDRAIEPPGEAKEGVWIICEIARRLGLGEVMAYDNPSQVLEEIRSLVPQYKGMSQERISRVGGVLWPCPDEQHPGTEILHLQRFSTSDGRARIFDLQNTPPGEVTSPEYPILLSTGRIVLHYNGGSMTMRSPSLQERESELYVEVNPVDASNLKIAEGEMVAVKTRRGEAEARAKISDRVMSGMAFMPFHYHGTNLLTSDALDPVSRIPEYKMAACRIESRR; from the coding sequence ATGTCGACCAAGCTGATCGCATCCCTGTGCCCCTATTGTGCTGTGGGCTGCGGCCTATTCATCCAGGTCGAGAAGGGCAAAGCAACAGGCATCAAATACATGATCGACCACCCAACCTGCGTTGGCGCTCTCTGCCCCAAGGGGAACTCCGTTCTGGAGCTTTTGAATAACCAGGAACGCCTCGTGTATCCCCTGAAAAGGTCTGGAAGCGATTTCATTCCCATAAGCTGGGACGAGGCCCTGGAGCTGGTGGCTCAGGGTCTGGCAAGGAACCTGGAACGGTATGGCCCGAAGTCCCTGGGCTTTCTCGTCTCCTCCCGCTGCAATAACGAGGAGAACTACCTGATGCAGAAGATGGCCCGGCTCCTGGGATCGCCCAACGTGGACAACTGCGCCAGGCTCTGCCATTCACCCACTGTGATGGGTCTGGGCGCCTCCTTTGGCGCCGGCGCCATGACCAACAACCTTCTCGACCTGGAGAACTCCAAATGCATTTTCGCCATCGGCACCAACTTCACCGAGGCCCATCCAATCGTCTCCCGCTGGGTAGAGAAGGCAAAGGACAATGGGGCAGTGGTGATTGTGGCCGATCCCCGGATCACCTCCACCACCTGGATGGCGGACATTCACCTTCGCCTGAATCCTGGATCGGACATAGATCTTCTCCGGGGGATGATGAAGGTCATCGTCGATGAAGGTCTGGAAGATGCTGATTTTATTAGCTCCCGCACCACCGGCTTCCAAGAGCTCAAAGAGAGCCTGTCGGTTTTCTCAATAGAAGAGGCGGCAGAGAAGACGGGCCTGGACGTTGCCGAGATCGTAAAGGCAGCCAGGGTCTATGCAAAGTCTTCCGCCTCAGCTCTGCTCTATTCCATGGGCATCACCCAGCACGTCTCTGGAACTGATAACGTTATGACCTGCGCCACCATTGCCCTCATCTGCGGCCAGATAGGAAGGCCTGGAGCCGGAGTCTGGCCCATGCGCGGCCAGAACAATGTCCAGGGGAACTGCGATGTGGGGGGAATGCCGGAGTTCTATCCTGGCTACAGGAGATCGGTGGATCCCAAGACGATTGAGTTTTTCCGGGCGGCCTGGAATGCCACTGACCTGCCCCTCGGCCCAGGCCTGACCTCGACCGACATGAACGATGCAGCAATAGACGGACGCCTCAAGGCCCTTTACATCACCGGAGAGGATCCGATAGTATGCGACGCCAATGTCAATAAGACCCGCCGCGCTCTGGAGAGCCTGGATTTCCTGGTGGTGCAGGAGATATTCATGACTCCCACAGCGAAGATGGCGGACGTCATCCTGCCTGCTGCCGCCTGGGCGGAGAAGAGCGGCAGCTATACCTCCATGGAGAGAAGAGTGCAATGGATCGACAGGGCCATAGAGCCTCCGGGGGAGGCAAAAGAGGGAGTCTGGATCATCTGCGAGATCGCCAGGCGGCTGGGACTGGGAGAAGTGATGGCTTATGATAATCCCTCCCAGGTGTTAGAGGAGATCCGCAGCCTGGTGCCCCAATACAAGGGCATGAGCCAGGAAAGGATATCGAGGGTCGGTGGGGTTCTCTGGCCCTGCCCGGATGAGCAGCATCCCGGAACGGAGATACTGCACCTGCAGAGGTTCTCCACCTCAGACGGCAGGGCGAGGATCTTCGACCTGCAAAACACTCCTCCCGGAGAGGTCACCAGCCCGGAGTATCCCATTCTGCTCAGCACAGGAAGGATAGTGCTTCATTATAATGGCGGCTCGATGACCATGCGCAGCCCGTCACTGCAGGAGCGGGAGTCAGAGCTATATGTGGAGGTCAATCCCGTTGATGCCTCAAATCTCAAGATCGCTGAGGGCGAAATGGTGGCAGTGAAAACCCGCCGGGGGGAGGCGGAGGCCCGGGCAAAAATTTCGGATAGGGTCATGTCGGGGATGGCCTTCATGCCCTTCCATTATCACGGGACCAACCTCTTGACATCCGACGCCCTTGATCCCGTATCCAGGATCCCGGAATACAAGATGGCCGCCTGCAGAATTGAGTCCAGGAGATGA
- a CDS encoding carboxymuconolactone decarboxylase family protein, producing the protein MTEKKPKPIIFAEALDEGVNSAFASLRNEIMKDGALSSKDKAIVGLACAVAIRCDTCVEFHKKVAKMAGVSKEEMLEAAAIGGLVRLGSGFATASIILDD; encoded by the coding sequence ATGACTGAAAAGAAGCCTAAACCGATCATATTTGCAGAGGCACTGGACGAAGGCGTCAATTCCGCTTTTGCATCCTTGAGAAATGAGATCATGAAGGACGGTGCGCTATCATCCAAAGATAAGGCGATCGTCGGACTGGCATGTGCTGTGGCCATTCGATGCGACACCTGTGTCGAGTTTCATAAGAAAGTGGCCAAAATGGCAGGAGTAAGCAAAGAGGAGATGCTGGAAGCAGCGGCCATTGGGGGACTGGTCCGCCTGGGCTCAGGCTTTGCCACTGCATCCATCATCCTGGATGATTAG
- a CDS encoding secondary thiamine-phosphate synthase enzyme YjbQ, whose translation MTANEKCVIRLSDERGALIETRYIEFETDKGEVVDITDEVQKSLESTSLKAGAMVIFVPGATGAVTTIEYEDGLVADLGDALERIAPQNIDYSHNLRWHDGNGHSHIRASLIGPSLIVPFAARRLILGTWQQIVFLELDNRKRHRKLVLQMMGE comes from the coding sequence ATGACCGCAAATGAGAAATGCGTGATTCGTCTCTCTGATGAAAGAGGAGCATTGATCGAGACCAGATACATCGAATTTGAGACCGATAAGGGCGAGGTAGTGGATATAACAGATGAGGTGCAAAAGAGCCTGGAGAGCACTTCGCTGAAGGCGGGAGCGATGGTGATCTTCGTTCCCGGGGCTACGGGAGCGGTGACCACCATCGAGTATGAGGACGGTCTGGTGGCGGACCTGGGGGATGCCCTGGAGAGGATTGCGCCACAGAATATCGATTATTCCCATAATCTGCGCTGGCACGATGGCAACGGCCATTCTCATATCCGGGCCTCGCTCATTGGACCGAGCCTGATTGTGCCCTTTGCTGCGCGAAGGCTGATTCTGGGCACCTGGCAGCAGATCGTCTTCCTGGAGCTGGATAACCGCAAACGCCACCGTAAGCTCGTCCTGCAGATGATGGGCGAATAG
- a CDS encoding phospholipase D-like domain-containing protein codes for MVADPSKWLLEFSDKGGGRPWGDGTCMAMRQGEREPWDENCRVIPLIGGYEGMSSIRESLEAAIDQARQGKKGHVYIANWRLNPLRDLSEDNPWIVQNRPWNESDSAVKDQTIIGLILRLMQSGITVRILLWMPMKASIIAGLGPHMSDHNYISDAVSNECKRLSRDDPSAIDRGIVALDMRVAPPVSSTHHQKMIVIRVGNINVAYCGGMDLAFTRMDAPDPLHLYKFDPKASLDDLVDLAGLNPPQFLGGDWQSGEMLSEAIAVRNGAYQWPRGPDAIYDALKDATGTTVPETDLPNEVYGSEYQIWHDQLLKLEGPIVKTLEEQFSERWQDGGRVYETGFWGSLHLLNSQVIFSSNTAIKDGKILPLPVSSESDQKQQYAGSSIVQMWRTIPLRPERNKPPFLRGEFTIMAGISNACQAAEELILIFDQYFFSGPLARLLNHRIKSDKEKKLCVILILPPYADEHTLEEHHARKLALDDLIEGLSKDQSQSIFERVAVYDLWHPNRVPGGIYCHAKVQMYDLSLLVCGSANLNRRSFTCDTELDCAVLDDDLVIKHYRRLWRVLFPDIAWPEHIDFSEGNGGWGRLFFDAFKNAASSDSSFLIPDPWWNSTVQIKPVNTNGKTTAEIVMKPPRLPANPAEARKGPESWTGIKREQDFKDDYLEEARTALNNPDLQPEDIQWSPLSDGLAKVKDALMDPSSINIKMESEICPDSIIADGDPVAPGRLDQIVFLIENCGQGDNWPYRVA; via the coding sequence ATGGTGGCTGATCCGAGCAAGTGGCTTTTAGAATTTTCTGATAAGGGAGGTGGCCGCCCCTGGGGAGACGGAACCTGCATGGCCATGCGGCAGGGCGAGAGAGAGCCCTGGGACGAAAACTGCCGTGTAATTCCATTGATTGGCGGATACGAGGGGATGTCATCAATAAGAGAATCCCTGGAGGCAGCAATTGACCAGGCCCGGCAGGGCAAGAAAGGGCACGTCTATATCGCAAACTGGCGGCTTAATCCCTTGAGAGATCTATCGGAAGACAATCCCTGGATCGTCCAGAACCGGCCCTGGAATGAGAGCGATTCTGCAGTGAAGGATCAGACCATAATCGGATTGATCCTCCGTCTCATGCAATCCGGCATCACTGTCAGGATACTGTTATGGATGCCGATGAAGGCATCGATAATTGCGGGGCTCGGCCCGCATATGAGCGACCACAATTACATATCCGATGCTGTCAGCAACGAATGCAAAAGGCTGAGCCGAGACGACCCCAGTGCAATAGATCGTGGCATTGTGGCTCTGGATATGAGGGTGGCACCACCAGTATCCTCTACTCATCACCAGAAGATGATAGTAATTCGGGTGGGCAACATAAACGTGGCATATTGCGGGGGCATGGATCTGGCATTCACCAGGATGGACGCGCCAGACCCATTGCATCTCTACAAATTCGATCCAAAGGCTTCGCTGGATGATCTGGTCGATCTTGCAGGATTAAATCCGCCTCAGTTCCTGGGAGGGGACTGGCAATCAGGAGAAATGCTGTCAGAGGCAATTGCCGTCAGAAACGGTGCTTATCAATGGCCGAGGGGACCGGACGCTATCTATGATGCACTGAAAGATGCAACTGGAACCACCGTTCCGGAAACGGATCTACCGAATGAGGTCTACGGGAGTGAATATCAAATCTGGCATGATCAGCTACTGAAGCTCGAGGGGCCGATCGTCAAAACTCTGGAAGAGCAGTTTTCTGAGAGATGGCAGGACGGAGGAAGAGTCTATGAGACGGGTTTTTGGGGCAGTTTGCATCTGCTAAACAGTCAGGTCATCTTCAGCTCAAACACTGCCATCAAGGACGGAAAGATATTGCCTCTGCCCGTGTCCTCGGAGTCCGATCAAAAACAGCAATATGCGGGCTCATCTATAGTGCAGATGTGGCGTACCATTCCCCTCCGCCCGGAGCGCAATAAGCCACCGTTTTTAAGAGGGGAGTTTACCATAATGGCTGGAATATCCAATGCCTGCCAAGCTGCAGAGGAGTTGATCTTGATCTTTGATCAATACTTCTTCAGCGGACCGCTGGCCAGGTTGCTCAACCACAGGATCAAGAGCGATAAAGAAAAAAAACTCTGCGTAATTCTGATTCTTCCGCCCTATGCCGATGAGCATACGCTTGAGGAGCACCATGCAAGAAAGCTGGCCCTCGACGACCTGATTGAGGGCCTCTCGAAGGATCAGAGTCAGAGCATATTCGAGCGGGTGGCTGTGTACGACCTGTGGCACCCCAATCGAGTTCCAGGAGGCATTTACTGTCATGCCAAGGTTCAGATGTATGATCTCAGCCTGCTGGTCTGCGGTTCTGCAAATCTGAACCGCAGATCCTTTACCTGCGACACTGAGCTTGATTGCGCAGTCCTTGATGACGACCTGGTTATAAAGCACTACCGCAGGCTGTGGAGAGTCCTCTTTCCGGATATCGCCTGGCCGGAGCATATCGACTTTTCTGAAGGGAATGGCGGTTGGGGAAGGCTGTTCTTTGATGCCTTCAAGAATGCCGCAAGCTCTGACAGTTCATTCCTGATACCAGATCCCTGGTGGAATTCCACTGTCCAGATAAAGCCGGTCAATACCAATGGCAAGACTACAGCAGAGATAGTTATGAAGCCGCCGAGGCTTCCTGCCAACCCCGCCGAGGCAAGGAAAGGACCGGAGAGCTGGACGGGAATCAAAAGAGAGCAGGACTTCAAAGATGATTATCTGGAGGAGGCAAGGACTGCTCTGAACAATCCCGATCTGCAGCCGGAGGATATCCAGTGGTCGCCGTTGAGTGACGGTCTGGCAAAAGTCAAGGATGCTTTAATGGATCCAAGCTCTATCAATATAAAGATGGAGTCTGAGATCTGCCCTGATTCAATCATCGCCGATGGAGACCCTGTGGCTCCTGGGAGGCTGGACCAGATAGTGTTTCTCATTGAGAACTGCGGCCAGGGAGACAATTGGCCGTATAGGGTGGCATGA
- a CDS encoding carbamate kinase, whose product MAGPTVLAFGGNALLLDPHNPATQERTAAAFARAVRMLMDRGEGMVLVHGNGPQVGMILLRIEATKDCIPPETLDIMVAETQGSIGYLLCRSMRNEIPEREIAALLTQVLVDPDDPGFASPFKPVGPYYAMEEAEGLVKSQGWRMLETAGKGWRRVVPSPRPQEIIELHTIMDAVGHGHLIIAGGGGGIPVIRDECGGLHGIEAVIDKDLTACKLAMATRAERFVILTDVPHVSTGFGSTSERRIGRMKASRARRLLAQGEFPPGSMGPKVEAAAIFAERTDLSALITNIELLERALGGKAGTWIDP is encoded by the coding sequence TTGGCAGGACCGACAGTTCTCGCCTTTGGCGGAAATGCCCTGCTCCTCGATCCTCACAATCCCGCAACTCAAGAGAGAACCGCAGCAGCATTTGCCCGGGCGGTCAGGATGCTTATGGACCGAGGAGAGGGAATGGTGCTTGTTCATGGCAACGGCCCTCAGGTGGGCATGATACTGCTGCGGATTGAGGCCACGAAAGACTGCATACCGCCCGAGACTCTTGATATCATGGTTGCCGAGACCCAGGGGAGCATTGGTTACCTTCTTTGCCGATCTATGAGAAACGAGATTCCTGAGAGGGAGATAGCAGCATTGCTGACTCAGGTCCTGGTGGATCCCGATGATCCAGGCTTTGCCAGCCCTTTCAAGCCCGTCGGCCCCTACTATGCCATGGAGGAGGCGGAAGGGCTTGTCAAGTCTCAGGGGTGGAGAATGTTGGAGACCGCGGGCAAGGGATGGAGAAGGGTGGTTCCTTCGCCCCGGCCGCAGGAGATAATCGAGCTGCACACCATAATGGATGCTGTGGGCCATGGCCATTTGATTATCGCCGGGGGAGGCGGTGGGATACCGGTGATAAGAGACGAATGCGGTGGGCTTCATGGAATCGAGGCGGTGATCGATAAGGACCTTACCGCGTGCAAGCTGGCAATGGCCACCAGGGCGGAGAGATTTGTCATCCTCACCGATGTGCCCCATGTCTCGACCGGTTTTGGCAGCACATCCGAGAGGCGAATCGGCAGGATGAAGGCCTCTCGAGCCCGAAGGCTATTGGCTCAGGGAGAGTTTCCCCCTGGCTCTATGGGCCCGAAGGTGGAAGCAGCGGCGATCTTCGCCGAGCGCACCGATCTATCCGCATTGATTACCAATATCGAGCTACTGGAGAGGGCGTTGGGAGGGAAGGCGGGGACGTGGATCGATCCCTAA
- a CDS encoding cyclic 2,3-diphosphoglycerate synthase produces the protein MYTADKKRERILILGAAGRDFHNFNVFFRSRPQFEVVGFTAAQIPDIACRLYPPELSGELYPAGLPIWPEDALEEIIIKCRVDRCILSYSDLSHEDVMHLAERILATGTDFGFLGGRNTMLKSKKLMIAVCAVRTGAGKSQVVRYIADIIPQAGLKAVVVRHPMPYGDLARQAVQRFSSLADLNAADLTIEEREEYERHIDKGTVVYAGVDYQTILDQAEREADVILWDGGNNDTPFFKPDLWITVADALRPGHEISYYPGETNFLAADLIVINKANSAAEEDIITIQANASRLNPKAGVVVAGSEVTAEDPKAISGKRVLVVEDGPTITHGEMAYGAGQVAARRYNAAEIIDPRPYAVGSLKEIFSKFRHIGRVLPAMGYYPQQIKELEETINKAECDSVIIASPIDLRRLIQINKPSTYILYDLVDMDRPYLREKIEEFISKSISKSMRDSASKGD, from the coding sequence ATGTATACAGCAGATAAGAAGAGGGAGCGAATTTTAATCCTCGGGGCGGCAGGCAGAGACTTCCATAACTTCAATGTATTCTTTCGCAGCAGGCCCCAGTTCGAGGTGGTGGGATTCACTGCCGCTCAGATACCGGATATTGCCTGCCGCCTCTATCCGCCAGAGCTCAGCGGCGAGCTCTATCCGGCTGGCCTTCCCATCTGGCCGGAGGATGCTCTTGAGGAAATAATCATCAAATGCCGGGTGGACAGATGCATTCTATCCTACAGCGACCTGAGCCATGAGGATGTGATGCACCTGGCAGAGAGGATACTGGCCACGGGCACAGACTTCGGATTCCTGGGCGGACGGAATACTATGCTCAAGTCAAAGAAGCTGATGATAGCGGTCTGCGCAGTGAGAACCGGAGCCGGCAAAAGCCAGGTTGTTAGATACATTGCAGACATCATTCCCCAGGCCGGGCTGAAGGCAGTTGTGGTGAGGCATCCCATGCCCTATGGAGATTTGGCTCGACAGGCGGTGCAGAGGTTCTCCTCTCTGGCGGATCTGAACGCCGCTGATCTGACCATCGAGGAAAGGGAGGAGTATGAGAGGCATATAGACAAGGGCACAGTGGTCTATGCAGGAGTGGACTACCAGACTATTCTTGATCAGGCGGAGAGGGAAGCGGATGTTATTCTCTGGGATGGGGGAAACAACGACACCCCATTTTTCAAGCCCGATCTGTGGATCACCGTTGCCGATGCTCTCCGACCAGGGCATGAGATATCCTATTACCCCGGAGAGACGAATTTTCTGGCTGCAGATCTAATTGTGATAAACAAAGCCAACTCCGCTGCAGAGGAGGACATCATAACTATACAGGCCAATGCGTCAAGGCTGAATCCAAAAGCAGGAGTGGTGGTGGCCGGATCAGAAGTCACGGCAGAAGATCCTAAAGCAATATCCGGCAAGAGAGTGCTAGTAGTTGAGGACGGTCCGACCATAACCCACGGGGAGATGGCCTATGGTGCCGGCCAGGTGGCAGCCAGGAGGTACAACGCAGCAGAGATCATAGATCCCCGGCCTTATGCCGTCGGATCCTTAAAGGAGATCTTCTCGAAGTTCAGACATATCGGAAGGGTTCTTCCGGCCATGGGCTACTACCCCCAGCAGATCAAGGAATTGGAAGAGACTATAAATAAAGCTGAATGCGATTCGGTGATCATCGCCTCGCCCATAGACCTGCGCCGGCTCATCCAGATCAACAAACCATCCACCTATATTCTTTACGACCTGGTGGACATGGATCGGCCATATTTGAGGGAGAAGATCGAGGAGTTCATATCCAAATCCATATCCAAATCAATGCGAGACTCCGCATCAAAGGGGGATTGA
- a CDS encoding restriction endonuclease has protein sequence MAFEIEGLNSIPLRPARKGKNKSEKEISDFAQIKCLSDLERASREVIWQNFEKLTAYIFEQNDFLVEINAVKTHKRKRRQYDVIARRMDSTILVECKKWSGHRSRLSALRRAIEQHKERCEFYRTLTGTEGIAVVVTLIEEEIKSYEGVPMVPILKLNSFIREMKSGIYEDQSLELQCDYPEVSALKDNGDDSD, from the coding sequence ATGGCCTTTGAGATTGAAGGATTAAATTCAATCCCCCTCAGGCCTGCAAGAAAAGGCAAGAATAAGAGCGAGAAGGAGATCAGCGATTTTGCTCAGATCAAGTGCCTCTCCGACCTGGAGAGGGCTTCAAGAGAGGTAATCTGGCAAAATTTCGAGAAGTTGACCGCTTACATCTTTGAGCAGAATGATTTTTTAGTTGAGATAAATGCGGTGAAAACCCATAAGAGAAAACGCAGGCAGTACGATGTTATCGCCCGCAGGATGGACAGTACGATTCTGGTGGAGTGTAAGAAATGGTCAGGCCATCGCTCCCGGTTATCGGCTCTAAGAAGAGCTATTGAGCAGCATAAGGAACGATGCGAATTCTACCGGACGCTGACGGGAACAGAGGGTATTGCAGTTGTGGTGACTCTGATCGAAGAAGAGATAAAATCCTATGAGGGCGTGCCGATGGTGCCCATTTTGAAGCTCAACTCATTCATAAGAGAGATGAAAAGCGGCATCTATGAAGATCAGAGTCTAGAGCTTCAATGCGATTATCCCGAAGTGTCTGCCCTAAAGGATAATGGGGACGATTCCGATTGA
- a CDS encoding MTH1187 family thiamine-binding protein produces the protein MIVAEFSMVPMGSGTSAGDYIKAIHHILGEAEVNFIPGPMSTAVEGKSLQELFDLMEKANDKLVQMGVKRIITTIRIDMRLDKEISMQSKLSRVRSDSN, from the coding sequence ATGATAGTAGCTGAATTCTCCATGGTCCCCATGGGATCGGGGACCAGCGCAGGAGACTACATCAAAGCCATCCACCATATTTTAGGGGAGGCAGAGGTGAACTTCATTCCAGGTCCCATGTCCACCGCAGTAGAGGGCAAGAGCCTCCAGGAGCTATTCGATCTGATGGAGAAGGCCAACGATAAGCTCGTTCAGATGGGGGTTAAAAGGATAATCACCACTATAAGAATAGACATGCGCCTGGACAAGGAGATCTCCATGCAGTCAAAGCTGTCCAGGGTGAGATCGGACAGCAATTGA
- a CDS encoding thermonuclease family protein, with protein sequence MIPGKALCTLILLLYIALASGAPDEASGRVVLVTDGDTFDVEIDEHDGRIQEDTIRIRLADLDAPELYGERACKEGEWARDYTYSWLMDNIVTLDIDDVNGQDEYGRWIAVCYLEDGRNFNKMLVDSGNATIKDFRSNEFDPYAWMDIKVEDVVPGKTSEEASDSSLWRLLTELLELILRPSTAS encoded by the coding sequence ATGATACCGGGAAAAGCCCTCTGTACGCTTATTCTATTGCTCTATATAGCCCTCGCCTCGGGCGCTCCTGATGAGGCTTCAGGTAGAGTGGTTCTTGTTACAGATGGAGATACCTTTGACGTCGAGATCGATGAGCATGATGGCCGCATCCAGGAGGATACGATAAGGATCAGGCTGGCAGACCTTGATGCTCCTGAGCTCTACGGCGAGAGGGCCTGCAAAGAGGGCGAGTGGGCAAGAGACTACACCTACTCCTGGCTCATGGATAATATAGTGACTCTGGACATCGACGATGTGAACGGCCAGGATGAATACGGTCGATGGATAGCTGTCTGCTATCTTGAAGACGGCAGAAACTTCAATAAGATGCTGGTGGATTCAGGAAATGCGACAATAAAGGATTTCCGGAGCAATGAGTTCGATCCATATGCCTGGATGGATATCAAGGTCGAGGATGTGGTTCCGGGAAAAACCTCTGAGGAGGCTTCGGACTCCAGCCTCTGGAGATTGCTGACAGAGCTGCTGGAGTTGATTCTCCGGCCATCAACGGCATCGTAG